Within Coffea arabica cultivar ET-39 chromosome 4e, Coffea Arabica ET-39 HiFi, whole genome shotgun sequence, the genomic segment TTTTGTGAGAGAGTGGTAAAAAAGCATTAAGGCAAGATCACAATTTATAAATGAGttctttggattttgtttcTCATATGATGGAAAAGGTTGGGAGGGAAATCCCATGAAGGGAAGAATACAATAACAATATTCTAATCTATTTGCGAGTCAAGAACCAAAAACCATTAATTTACTTGTTTTGAGCAATATCGAGGTAATGCAGGGTATCGATGATTCAAGTCGTCTTtaatttacctttttttaatTGATCAAATCAGTTTTGTATTTTCGGATCAAGCAAAGTAAATTATTATAAACATTGGTCAGTCAAAAAGACAATTGAAGGTCGTCATTACACATGATCTGACTTTCAATTGAAGCATCACGTATAAAAATATAGCACCAATAATGCAGGttaatttcagggaaaaaaaaaaagaggagttaGTCTTTGATAATTATTGTTAACTGTTGCTGATTTGCTTTCAAGAGACCAAACAAAtacataccaaaaaaaaaaaacctcacgCCGGTAATTGGTTTGTTCTCAGAATATTTAAACTGTggcaaattaaaaaaattgtcgATCAAATGAATTACGCAACTCAAAATGAAGGACAAGATGTTTCTTTTTGGAGCATATTTCCTACCTTCTTTCAATGAAGTCTGCAGTACTTTTCAAGAAAGTGTACAcaaaaagaaggggaaaaagagGAACACAATCAAATTATTACAACTTTTTCTACGCTTGTGGCTTTCATAGGAATGATTGAAAAACGAAACATCACAACAGTTTTATTGACTAGTCATTTCAACTGAAATGCGATAGCGATGAACATTATCCATATTCATATCCAATTCCTTCTCGTTAATTAGTGCTTCCGGTACACCCCCACATATCCAATATATATAGAACCTAGATATAGCTTGCGCTTGTATTCTTGCACTTCTGTGATCAATGAAGAATTAAAACCAGGGCTAAAGGTTATTGTTTCCAGTATCTTGCCATTTCCATTGATCTTTTGTCCTTGAAGTTGTAATGTTGGTGTCGGCTTCTGGCTTTGAACTGTTACTGCAATCCAATAATCTCCAGCACTGTTCCTCTTGATCTTATCTGGCGCTCCTGACAGGTTTGCAATAACATGTGATGTATGTGCTAGGGGACCCTTTAACCAATACTTGGAAACTCTTGCTTTCACAAATTCTGTAACCAGAAGATATGAGCCATCCTGACTAATTGCCACCCCAGCGGCCCCTGCAAGTCCCCTGAGCAATACTGTGACCTTTTTCGTTCTTGGATCGTATTTCAATAATCTTCCTGTTTGATCTCTATTGGCAACTATCTCTGCAATTTGGCTGCAAACAAACGATGACATGCATCACATTCAGGAATTAACATTCAATCTAGTCTTCTGATAATAGCGATATCAGAGAAATTATAACTACTAAAAAATTGTTAATCATCTCGGCAACCTGATATTGTAGCGGGAGCTTGCATCGGTGAAGTAAACAATGCCAGTTCTTTGATCGACTTCGAGGCCATCAGGGAAGCCAAATCGCAGTCCTCCTGCAGCAGAGGCAAGTCGTCTTCCCGGACCTCCTTTAGCTCCAATCACGACAAGGCCTAGACCGCCATCTGCCAAATAGAGCTCACCAGTCTTGTAGTAAAACCCCAAACCAGTTGGCCTACCGCAGATTTGAGAGATATCCGTCCTATTAGTGCCATCACAAAATTTCCGGGGCCTGAACCAAACAGGAAAACATCAAGGTTacaaattatataatatatgcACAAATTGAATAATTAACTTTGACATAAATCTATTTTGTCAATCAAGTTATcagattttgcaaaaattttGACCTTTCTGTATCCCTTGTTGGACATATGAGAGCTTAAAACTTGAAAGCTACGTTCGCAGATACAATGGTAAAATGTACTGCTACAGAATAATTGAGAGATGGTATATCCCTAGTGACTAAACTAAAAATGTATGTTCAAGGAAAAAGAATTCTTGCCTATCTGCTTTTGTGTATCCATACTCCACAAAACCAACTTTCGGTCCTTCATATTTGAGAACTCTTCCGTCAGCAACACTTGTGTAAGGTCCTCCACCTGCCAAATCGAATGCAAAGGACTCGGGACCAGGATCTGGTAGATATAGCTTTTTCAAATGCCCAGCACAAAGAACTGTGGGAAGGAAACAGAAAACTAAGACATAAAAGCAGAGAATAGTCTCAACAATTCGTTTATTAGGAAATGCTGTTGTAAGAGTTGCCATTTCTAGATGATGAAGCACTGTCGAATAAACGAGGGTATTTATAGGTATAAAGTTAGAAAGTGTAGCGCTGTATTGTAGAATTCCTTTGGGACGAAAGGCCAGAAATTGGCGCAGCGCAACGAGATCTATAGTTGACATTTGAAGCGGCCGTGTTTGGGTTTCGATAAAATTATGTCTTGAAAATTGACTTTAGCTAGCTGATTGACTTATTGTCCATAGTTCATAGCTTGCGTAGCTTCGTTTTCATAGGCATGTAAGAACATTTGGGTGGTTCGGTTTCAATCATCAGTATGGATCAAAATATCCTCTCGGGATCATAAATTGCTTATAGGGATTTTTACAAATAACCCATAAATATAACTCTTACATTGACAACAGAATGGAAACACAtaatcttttgtcaaaaaatagCCGACCTTTTGTGCGGAAATTAGCACTAAAATTTGACTGCAAATGGACAATGTTATGCTATCACatttagaaattaaaaattCAATCTGAGTTGATAAAAAATACTCCCTctgtcccattttgatagtcctAATTTTCTTtccacaatttaagaaaaagtagttaactttgttggaaaaaaaatttaggttgctatttttctaaaatacatttacattaaatagagtacaactttatattaattattgagaaaatcgttcaaaacgtccctcacattttgcaaaataacttttttcgttcctcgcttttaaaaatgtaattttacgtcccttacaaattcacattggtcaaatttgatcTCTACTtaggtttccgactagttttttaTCGGAATTCACCACATGCCTTGTACGTGATCATATTTTAAGGGCaaatttgtcaaatcaaattttatataattcgattcataatccctcacatttcataaaataaaatttttcgtcattcacatttttcaaaatgaattttttcatcttttattgatcatgtgtgtgaataatttttttaaatccatgtatatatttatttgatttcacctgaacagtacgaatagcatataaaatcaaatagagatatattacatactattcatattgctcaagtgaaatcaaatagatatatacatggatttaaaaaaattgttagtttttcacttatattcattttctttcactcgaaatttgaaaataaagaagacatttaatcctaaatattatcgagtgtttatatcgaattaaatttggatagaaaaagtaaacaaaagaaaagtatgacaaaaagaaataagtgattggcactttcaaattttaacacaATCACAAGGtaagtaattcaactgttgGTCTTAAAAATGTCGAGTagaaattttagatttaaactgaaatttgttagcataattatagaattcgagttttgacccattaattagatgaccttattatacaactcaacaaataaattattaccaaaagagaaatgtcacaaatattgaataggttcaaatggtgaaattatatacatgggtttcaaacaaaattgttagtttaaaatccctatatatatctattgaatagcatgtgtataACTACGATTAGCATAGTTAGATGAAATTCAATAGagataaattacatgttattcatactgttcagataaaatcaaataaatatatacgtggatttatagaaaaaaaaaagtatttgtatacatgatcaatgagggatgaaaaaattcattttaaaaaatataagggatggaaaaattcattttaaaaaatataagggatgaaaaaattcattttttgaaatgtgagaaaCAAAGCaactcattttgtaaaatgttagggacgaaaaaattcattttgtgaaatgtgagggactatgaatcagattatgtaaaaatttgatttgacaattttacccttaaaaaatgatcacatacaagtcacgtggtggattccgataaaaactagtcggaaacctaggtagggaccaaatttggtcaatgtgaatttgtaaagaacgtaaaattacacttttaaaagtgagggacgaaaaaagtcatcttgtaaaatgttagggacgttttgaacgattttcccttaaTAATTCATGAAAACTTGAATTGATTGTCAAGAAACAATCTACACTAAATAGGATAGTTTATACTAATAACAAcctacattgaataagggtattttagagaaattaaaagataattttcaattaaaaagtggactacaatttggaacagacaaaaaaggaaaacgggACTATCAAAATAGGACAGAGGGAGTATCAATTTAAAAGAAATCATAACTAGCAAAATTAATCAATCACCTTAGCAACCTGATACCTGATATGGTAGCGAGAACTTGCATCGGTAGGTAAAGTAGACAATACCAGTTTCTTGATCTACTTCAAGGCCATCAGGGAAGCCAAAATGGCACTCCCTCTGCACAGGAGGCAAGTTGTTTTCCACGAACTCCTCCAGATCCAATCACAGCAAGGCCTAAACCAGCATCTGTTGTGTAGAGCTCACCAGTCTTGTAGTAAAACCCCAAGCCTAATGGCCTCCCACAGATTTTTGGGTCAGCCGTGCTATTAGTGCCATCACAAAATTTCCGGGACCAAATTGGAACTTAGAAAGCTTAAGGATTGTAGAATCTAAGCACAAATTGTATAATTTTCTGGTGAGTCTCTAGTCAATTCATCAAGTTTTGCAAAAAACTCGACCACTCAAGTGTTCGCAATGGATCAATTACCAGTTTCAACCGCATGATATAATGTAGATACCAACAAAACACATTCGAAcactatcatatatatatatatcaaatgtAGACACTGAAATATTCACacgcaaaaataaaataaatttttgtcacACATTAGAATTTGTGTGTTTCATTTAATCTCCTCTAtctaacttcttttttttttttttttttttttctagaagtGGAGTCGTGAGATTTAAGAAGTTGGCAAGGCAAGGATAGGGAGAATTTCAGACCACCCTATTTATTACCATTAACTATACTATATAATCACTTTTGAGATTGTAGAGAATCTTTACCCATTGGCGATATGATGGCTTCTAAAACTGAAAGCTATAGTTGCACTACTTGAATGGACAGCTGCAAATTAATTCAGAGTATATCCCTGGTGACTAATTTGATAAATATGCCATATTGCCATGTACAAGGAAAAAGAATCCTTGCCCATCTGCTTTTGAGAATTCTTCCATCGGGCAACGCCTGTGTAAGGTCCTACTCCTAACAAATCGAACGCAAAGCACCCGGGACCAGGAACTGGTGAATAAAGCTTTTGCAAATATCCAGCACAAAATACTGTGGGAAGGAAACAAAACACAAAGACATAGAAACAGAGAATGGTCTCAGCAATCCCTTTATTCGAAAATGCTGCCATTGATATTGCCATGTCTAGAAGtgttataattttcaaattagtCAGGTAGAAACGCAGATTTTCGTTATAGAACAGGGGGCCAGAAATTGATCAGTGGGCACGAGGCCTATCATTCATAGCCGATATCTCAAGCTCGCCGGCTTTAGATCCAGGCAGGACCGAATTTACTCCCTTGAAAATTGACTTTATGTGATTCGTACGTAAGCTCATAAGTCTTAACTTTGAGAAAAAAGTGAACTTCTTGAAGCGTTATGAATCACCTTAAGTATTAATTCTACCTTTACTAAAAGATTACAAAATCACTTTCATATATTCTCAACCCATGCACGCACACACATACATGTTTCTGTGTAAAAATTGGCAATGTATCCAAgcttaaatttttataaaagtTTTTATGTAAAATGATTTAGAAAGAACATCGTGCATTGATTTGTGTTCATCTGGACTCATTTGGGGTGGGACAAAATTAGTTGGGATTTCAAATGCATGAcaagattattattattttttggataaaatataCTTTTTCCCCCTATTGTTTAACATTTTTTCACATAATCTCcctataatttcaaaaactatatattACCCtctcataatttggattaaagtgtcaaaatagcGAAATCTATATTTCATAACGGAAtcaactaaaatgtcaaaagtgCGCCTATATAAAGTTAGAAAACCATACAGGATTAAAATGTCGTACATActatatgtttatatattttgatcacttcaactattttaatttttaaataagaataatttcaaatttcatggatTCCATTACAGAGGATTATTTtcatcactttgacactttaattcaaactaTGTGAGGGGTTATATATGATTTTTGGAACTATAGGAGGTTATGTGAAAAATCGCTAAATCATAGGAGAGTAAAttgtattttacccttttttttctcAGCAAGGTTGGATGAAATATAGTTCTGTTGATTGTGCTAATGAAGAACAAAATTTGAGCAGGTTGCAACATGCAGGCTGCAAAATCTACTGACTTTAGGATGCCAAACCTAAATGTGTGAAAGACGCTCCATCTGTTGGTTTCTGCTCAGCTAAAAGCTCCCTACGGACTTTCTTATATAATCTAGTACGTGGTGGAGTGGGGCTATTTTATACATACTATTCAAAGAAGACAATTAaagtaattaaattcctacggctGGATCCCTTTTCGTTAATTTTAATGCAACTGTTTAATTTATTGCCAATTAAGCCTTGGCATAACACTAGGAAAATTCAATTGAGGCACTAAAATAAGTATTTTGTAATCTAAATATTATATGTTAGTATTTGTCACTTTGGAGGTAAGATATTGTACAACCCTTTTTTTGTTGGTTTAAATTATGCTCcatcttcttttggttgaaataGAATAGTGTGTGTGAATATTTCTTTTGTGAATACTGCTTTCTTGTGATGGTGACAAAGAATACAATATCACGACTTTATAAATTTATGATTAGAAATCGCATGTTTGACAAGACAGAATATCAACAAAAAGAGTCTGATTTAATTTCAACCCCTCTATTTTTCTATTGGTCTTGAATCGACATAAAACTTTTTGTCAGCCACCACTTCATCCCCTTTCCATCTCTGTTCTCAATCCCTCTACATCACCCCTCCCCCTCTCTTGTTTCTCACCCCTCCTCCCTCCAACACTACTTCAGCCCTTCCCATGCAAACCAGTTGAAGTTGGTGGGGAAGATGCAATTGGATTTCTAGGGGCTTAGAGTGCAATAAACTCTTTAGGCTTACAGGTTATTTAATTAAACTCGACTCATTTGTATATGAAGCAAAATCCATCCAAATTTTCTCTTacccaaaaatagaaaattaagatTAACCCACATGGCTCATTGAAACTAGAATTTTGCCAGTGCTTtagcaccatttttttttaatttattgtgaatttatataaatataaataatttaaatataaaaattaacaacatttctacatgttcattcatattcattttaaaaaattaatgtattttaaatgttcaattgtttactaatttttaaaaacttttatttattgtgaatttatacaaatacaaataatttaaatataaaaattaacaaTAGTTTTACATGTTCATTCatgttaattttaaaaaattaatgtatattaatgttcaattatttactaatttttaaaaaattgtttaCATACTTTTACTATAATATGATAGTATACATCAAATAAAAACTTGATAgatattcatttttataaatatttttatataatttaaattCTTATAATGACCATAAATCTATAAGGGCAAAAAGTTTCAGTGGCCCTCAAACTATTAGTCGGATGAACTTTTGACCCCCAAATAATTAAAAGTAAACTTTTGGCTCCCGATCTATCCAAAGTACAAAATGTTAGATATTCTGTCAAATTTAGCGGTTAATACCGACGGAAGCAACGATCACGTGAGATGCACACCGAAGTacgaagggcatttttgtccacaATGAGCTGTGTTCCACTAGCAACAAAACACACTTCATTCATGTGTTCCTTCTCATGTGTTCCTCCATGACAGAACCTTCTCCACCCGCACAACTATACCAACCCCACTCCGGTCCCCAAAAGACAAAATCTCTCCTTCTCTCCGCCAATCCATCCACAATCTTCAAGACTGAATAGAACTATTCAACTCCTTAGCATCCTATGATAACATGGACATTAGCCCATCATATTGCAGCATATAGGAGTAGTATATTCTACTACTAGTCAGTCCCTTCTTCCAGCTGAGCGGCTCCGGCTCCGGCTCCAATCCCGCCTCAATTTCTTAATCTAGTATTGCACACCGCTACTCCTCACACTCCCATGGTTCCCTTCCTTCAACCATGCCTTCTAGTCTAGACCTCCACTACATCCCAAGGTTGCCATCCAAATTCCTTTTTAATTTCCTAAAACAAAcacggaaaaaaaaagagagagagagaaagaaagaaagaagaaagcagATTTTggattttcgttttcttccacGGCCAAAATCTGCAGCCACCATCCGCGCACACCGCAAATCTCCGCCCAGGATTCCTTGAGGTCCACGAAGTTATGACCCTCGACATtttctcacacctgcacaatgGGAAAGGTGGATTGTTGGTTTCTCACATGCTTCCAGTTCGGCAACTTCTTTGGTTGCAATggagtttttctttgttcaactCTTTGTTCGAGAAGAAGTCCCATTTTACCGAGTGAAACACAGCTCATTGTGGACAAAAATGCCATTCGTATTTTGGCATGCGTCTCACGTGGTCATAACTTCCGTTGGTATTAACTGCTGAATTTGACAGAAGGTCTAACATTTTATACTTTGGATAGATCGGGAGCCAaaagtttatttttaattgtttgggGGTCAAAAGTTCATCCGGTTAATAGTTTGAGGGTCACTGGGACTTTTTCCCCAATCTATAACTATATATTCATatttaattaagtagaaaaaGATCTAGCAATCCATTTTTCTCGTCAATAAATATTCAGTTTCCAataatattgataaatatatcaatgtaatagttaattctttttttacactaagttaattcaaaattaaaagaaaagatgatGAACAATTTGAATGCTAATCAATGACATAGTGGTGAAAGGAAGTAATTTATGGGACATGTGAAATTTcaataattgtgatttaaaaaggtTTTACTATACTTCTATGTAATAATttggtagaaaataaatatcattaagataagattaTGGTG encodes:
- the LOC113741232 gene encoding protein STRICTOSIDINE SYNTHASE-LIKE 11-like, with the translated sequence MATLTTAFPNKRIVETILCFYVLVFCFLPTVLCAGHLKKLYLPDPGPESFAFDLAGGGPYTSVADGRVLKYEGPKVGFVEYGYTKADRPRKFCDGTNRTDISQICGRPTGLGFYYKTGELYLADGGLGLVVIGAKGGPGRRLASAAGGLRFGFPDGLEVDQRTGIVYFTDASSRYNISQIAEIVANRDQTGRLLKYDPRTKKVTVLLRGLAGAAGVAISQDGSYLLVTEFVKARVSKYWLKGPLAHTSHVIANLSGAPDKIKRNSAGDYWIAVTVQSQKPTPTLQLQGQKINGNGKILETITFSPGFNSSLITEVQEYKRKLYLGSIYIGYVGVYRKH
- the LOC113740620 gene encoding protein STRICTOSIDINE SYNTHASE-LIKE 10-like → MAISMAAFSNKGIAETILCFYVFVFCFLPTVFCAGYLQKLYSPVPGPGCFAFDLLGVGPYTGVARWKNSQKQMGKDSFSFTADPKICGRPLGLGFYYKTGELYTTDAGLGLAVIGSGGVRGKQLASCAEGVPFWLP